In Chloroflexota bacterium, the genomic window GCTGGCCATCGGCCAACCCGTGCGCCTCAGTCAACTCGCGCCCCGCGGCAAACCCATTGGCCGCGGCTCTGAACTGGCGCAAATGCTCCACCCCGGCGAAGTCGCCATTGCCTACCCCATCACCCGCCTCGACAGCGTCGCCTATGCCCCTCGCCCCGGCGACCGCGTTGACATCGTGGTCACCTTCCTCTTTACCGACCTGGACGTCGGCTTCCAGTCGCGCCTTTCCAACCATGTCTTAATCCTCAGCAAAGACCTGGAAACCGGCGCTTACGCCTTCGTGCCTGCCGGCCAACTGGGGCAACCCTCAGAAGACAACTTCCTGGGCGTGCCAATCTACGTGGTGCCAGGCGAAAACCAACGCCCTCGCATGGTGGCGCAACTGACTGTACGCGGCGCGCGCGTGCTCTACTTCGCCCGCGAAACGGCTTCCCTCACCCCCCAGCCCACCACCACACCTCAACCCACCGGCCTGGTCGTGCTGGCCCTAAACCCCCAAGACGCAGTGGTGCTCAACTTCTTCATGGCGCGCCAGGCAGCGACGACCTTCGTGCTGCGCAGCGCGCTGGAAACCACAGCCACACCCGAGCCCACAACCATCCCTGTCACGCTGGACTACATCCAAAAACACTACGGCATCCCCTTGCCTCCCAAACAGCCTTACCAGGCCAACCCTTCGCCCCAAAACACCCCAACCCCACAACCATGAGCACCTTTCCCATGCCCAACCACCCGCCCGTTTGGGTAGATTCCCCCGATGCGCTGACTGCCCTCGCTGCCGAACTGCGCCGCCACCCCCACATCGGTGTAGATACCGAAGCCAACAGCCTGCACGCCTATCGCGAGCAGGTTTGCCTTTTACAGTTTTCGACCCCAGAAGCCGACTACCTCGTAGACCCCCTCGCTTTGGACGACCTTTCCCCGCTTGCGCCGGTGTTTGCCAGCCCCGACGTGGAAAAAATCTTCCATGCGGCAGAATACGACATCCTCGGCCTGCACCGCGACTTCGGCTTCACCTTCACCAACCTGTTCGACACCATGGTCAGCGCCCGCATTTTGGGCTACGAAAAGGTTGGCCTTGGGGCCCTGTTGGAAAAATTTTTCGGCACCAGGTTAGAAAAACGGTTTCAGAAAGCCGACTGGGGGCAACGCCCGCTTTCCCCCCAAATGCTGGACTACGCCCGGCTGGACACACACTTCCTGCTGCCGCTGCGCGACCTGCTCTATGAGCAACTGGAAGCCAAAGGGCTGCTGCCGCTCGCGCAGGAAGATTTTGCCCGCCTGACCCACCCCATCGCTGCCAATGGACGCCCCCCGCTGTGGCAGCGCGGCGGCCATCACCTCACCCCCCAGCAAACTGCCGTGCTGGAAGCCCTGTGGCGTTACCGCGAAGCCGAAGCCGAGCGTCGCGACGTCCCACCTTTCAAAATCCTGGATGACAGAACCCTCATCGCCCTGGCCCAGCGCCTGCCGCGCAACCAGGGCGAATTGCGGCAGGTGCCCGGCATGCGCGGCGCGCGCATCCGTCAGCACGGCGAAGGCGTGCTGGCCGCCATCCGCCGCGGCTTGCAAGCCAAACCCCGCCCCCGTGAACGGCACACCCGCCCTTCCGACGAGGCCCTCGCCCGGCTGGAATCGCTGCGCCGGTGGCGGCAGAACACCGCCAAAAGCCTGGGCGTGCCTTCCGATGTCGTGCTGCCCAAGCCCCATTTACAAGCCATCGCTGCAGCCAACCCCAGCACCTTAGAGGAACTGCGCCCCCTGATGGCGGACATTCCCTGGCGCTTCGAACACTTCGGCCAGGCCATTCTGGACGCGCTGAAAGCATAATGGCGAAACCCCACACCGTCTACGTCTGCCAAAACTGCGGCAAGCGGGCGCCCAAACCCATGGGGCGCTGCCCGCAGTGCGGCGCATGGAATTCCTTTGTCGAAGAAGTGATCGCGCCCAGCGGGGGCAGCAAAGGCCGCCGCCGGACAACAACCCGCGGCCAGCCGCGCCGACTACACGAAATCGAGGGCAACCTCGGCGAGCGGCTTCCCCTGCCTATCGGCGAATTTGCCCGCGTGCTCGGCGGCGGCATTGTGCCCGGCTCGGTAGTGCTGGTCGGCGGCGACCCGGGCATCGGCAAATCTACCCTCATGCTGCAAACTGCCCTGGAAATGGCCGCCGTCGGGCGGGTGCTCTATGTTTCGGGCGAAGAGTCGGAGCGGCAAATCAAGATACGCGCCCAGCGCCTCTGGCGCACTGCCGACGGTAGCGAGCGCCCCTTCCCCGAAAACCTCTATCTCGTTACCGAAACCGACCTGGAAGCCATCCTCGCCCATGTGGAAACCGTCCAGCCCCGCCTGCTGGTGGTGGATTCCATTCAAACGGTGTACCTGCCCGACCTGCAGTCGTCCGCGGGGTCGGTTTCCCAGGTGCGGGAATGCGCCAGCCGCCTGCGGGAACTTGCCAAAAGCAGCGGGCTGAGCGTGTTCCTGGTAGGGCATGTCACCAAAGAGGGCGTGATTGCCGGGCCGCGAGTGCTGGAACACATCGTGGATACCGTGCTCTACCTGGAAGGCGACCGCTTCCAGGCTTACCGCCTGCTGCGCTCGGTGAAAAACCGCTTCGGCACCACCAGCGAGGTGGGCGTGTTCGAAATGCACGAGCGCGGCCTGGTGGAAGTGAGTAACCCTTCGGAAGCCTTCCTCGCCGAGCGACTGGTGAACGCCCCCGGTTCGGCCATTGCCGTGACGATGGAAGGCACCCGCCCGCTGCTGGTGGAAATCCAGGGGCTGACCAACCCTACCGCCTTTGGCAACCCGCGCCGCACCGCCAACGGCGTGGACTTCAACCGCCTGCTGCTGGTGGCCGCGGTGCTCACCCGCCGCGCGGGCGTGCGCCTGAGCGACCAGGATGTCTTCGTGAACGTGGTCGGCGGCCTGCGCGTGGGCGAGCCCGCCGCCGACCTCGCGGTGGCTGCGGCACTGGCTTCCTCAGCCAAAGACCGCCCGGTGCGCGCCGACGCGGTGCTCATCGGCGAAGTAGGGCTTTCGGGCGAACTGCGCAGCGTCAGCCAGTTGGAAGCCCGTCTGCGGGAAGCCGCCAACCTGGGCTTCAAGGTCGCCATCGTACCCAAACAGGTCGGTCGGCGGCTCAAAGCGCCCCGCGACCTGGAAATTACCCCCGCTCGCAGCCTGAAGCAGGCTTTACAAGCCGCGCTGGCCTGACCCCTGCCCCAAGAGGTAAGCCCAATGCCCACAACCACCCCCTGCCCCCTCTGCGGTCATGACGAGAGCCGCCCCTTCGACACCCGCGCCTTTCGCGGCTACACCATCCACAACCGCATCTGTACCCGCTGTGGGCTGGTTTATCAATCGCCACGTATGAGCGCCGAGGAACTGGAAGCGTTTTACACCGCCGAATACCGGCGGCTCTATCAAGGCAACGAAGGGCCTTCCCCGAAAGACCTGCAAGTCCAGGCTCAGCGCGCCCAGGCCTTGCTGGCCTTTACCCAGGCCACCGTGCCCAGCGTCCAGCGTCACCTGGATATCGGATGTTCGGCAGGCTTCCTGCTCAAAGCCTTTCAAAAGCACTACGGCTGCGAAGTGCGCGGCATCGAACCGGGCAATGCCTACCGCCAATACACCCAACCTCGCGGCCTGATGGTTTACCCCACCCTCGAAGCCCTGCTGGCTGCTGAAGAGTCTCCCTTCGACCTGGTGAGCATGTCTCACGTTTTGGAACACCTGCCCGACCCCGTCGGCTACCTCACGGTGCTCCGCGAAAAACTGCTCACCCCCAACGGCTGGCTGCTGATCGAAGTGCCCAACCTGTATTGCCACGACAGTTTTGAAGTCGCCCACCTCACCAACTTCAGCGCCCACACCCTGCGGCAAACCCTGCGCCAGGCAGGTTATGAAATCGTCACGCTGCGCCAGCACGGGCAGCCGCGTTCGGCCCTGTTGCCGCTCTACCTCACGGTGCTGGCGCGCCCAACCCAGATGCCCAAGCCGCCAATTCGGCCTGAGCATTTCGTAGCAGCCAAACGCAAAACCGGCATATTCTGCCGCCGCGTGGTTCAAAAATTGTGGCCTCACAAAGCCTGGCTTCCTCTGCCCGAAGGATAAAACAGCCCTCAAAAGCAGGATGTTTTGGCAGAATTCACGCAGTTATAAAAAACGCTATCATTGCCATGTCATGGCATGGCGAGCCGCCTCGCAGTGAGATGAGGTGGAAAATCGCGCATCCCCCTGTTTTTAAGCCTTCTATCAGAAAAAACCTGTATACTTGAAGCACGTTTCCCCATTCCCCCAAAATCAAGAGGAGGTTATCCCATGAAACTGCAGGAAGCCATCCAAACGGCCGATTGGAAGAAAGAAAAGCACGCGCCAGTCATCGAATGTCCCGACGAAGTCAAGGCCAATGAGCCGTTCCAGATTACCGTCAGTGTGGGCAAAGACATCCCCCACCCCAACACCACCGAGCACTTCATCGCCTGGATTGACGTCTTCTTCCAGCCCGAAGGCAGCAAGTTTGCCCATCACGTCGGCCGCTTCGACTTCCGCGCCCACGGCGAATCGGCCAAAGGCCCCAACAAAGGGCCCGTGTACGCCCACCCCACCGTCACCTTCTCGATGCAGGTGGGTGAACCAGGCACCCTGATGGCGCTTTCCCACTGCAACATCCACGGCCTGTGGGGCTCGGAGAAGGAAATTAAAGTCGCGTAGCAACCGCAGATGACGCAGATTTCATAGAAGCAATCTGCGCCAATCTGTGGAAACTGAGGTTCCCCTCCAGCCCTTCCCTGCCCGGCGGTGGGGAAGGGCTTTCTCACGCCCGCTGCCATGCCCCCTGAACCCACTTTCTGGCTCGGCCCCACGCCGGTTTACGGCGATACCGTGCTCGCCCCGATGGATGGCTATTCCGACCTGCCGTTTCGGTCGGTGTGCCGCGAGTTGGGCTCGGCCATCAGTTACACGGAATTCATCCACGCGCCCGATGTCCTCCAGCGGCCAGAGCACATCCGCCCGCGCTGGCAGTACCTGCCGTGGGAGCAGCCGGTCGTTTTCCAGATCTACGGCAGCACCCCCCAAACCTTGCTGGAAGCCGCCCTGCGGCTGCAGGAGTACGGCCCCGCGGCCATTGACATCAACATGGGCTGCCCCGATGGGCACATCGTGCGCCGTGGCGCCGGGGCAGGCCTGCTGGGCACCCCCATCAAAGTCGCCCGCATCATCCGCCTGCTGGCGCGCCACTTGCAAGTGCCCATCACGGCCAAAATTCGGCTGGGGCTGGACGAAAACTGCCGCAATTACCGCCTGATTGCCCGCGTTGTGGAAGAAAACGGGGGCGCGTTGCTGGCGGTTCACGGACGCACCCGCGTGCAGCGCTACAAAGGCCAAGCCGATTGGGATGCTATCGCCGAGGTGGTGCAACTCCTGCGCATTCCGGTGTTGGGCAACGGCGATGTGCGCACACCCGCCGATATCAAGCGCATGAAAGCCCACACCGGGGCGGCAGGCGTAATGATCGGGCGGGCAGCCATCAACAACCCCTGGATCTTCGCCCGTCGCCGCCGGGAAGACGTTTCCCCCAGCGAAGTATGGGATGTGCTGCAGCGGCATCTGCACCGCAGCCTCGATTTCTACGGCCCTGAACGGGGGGTCATCCTGTTCCGCAAATACGCGGCGCGTTACCTGGCCCCCTGGCTAACCGACCGCGCTCAAAGGCGCGCGCTGCTCACCGCCCCCACCGCCGAGGCCTTCCTGCACCTCGCCCGGCAGATCATCGCAAGCCCCCCGCCCCCCTAAAACCTACCGCGAGGTGGTCATTTTGAGAATCTTCCCTTCAGGCGTGACCACCACCCGCACCCGCCGGATGATTTTATGCCCATCGGCGGTCTCGGCCTCGGTGCGGTAAATCAAGCGCACCAATGCCTCACCTTCCCGGCGCACGGTTGGCTTGATGCCGCGCACTTCGGGGAACTTGCGGGCAACCTTCCGGGTCACCGCCTGAAGGGTTTCGGGGGAAAGCAAAGGCATCGCATTACCCTACCGTCGTAGAGCGCAACCGGCGGCGCAGGAAAGCCGGCACATCCAGGTCGGCGGCGGGAACAGCCGCTGCCGAAGGCGTCGTTGCCGTCGGCGGCGGCACGGCCACCCGCTCAGCCTGTTTTCCAACCCGCGTCGAAGCAGCCAGCGGCACCCCACCGACGCCGGTCACCAGCAGGGTCAGTTGCACCCGGCCGGTAAAGTTCGGGTCGGTGCTGAAACCCCAAACCACATCGGCCTCTTCGGGCAAGCGGGCATGCAAGGCTTCCATGCCTCCCACCACTTCCCACAACGAAAGGTCGTCACCACCCACGAAATTCGCCAGCACACCGGTGGCTGTGGCAAGGGAAATGTGACCCAAGAGGGGATTGCTGAGGGCGGCGTGAATGGCTTCCTCAACGCGCTTTTCGCCTTTGCCGGTGCCCATCGAAATCAACGCCCCGCCACCGGAAGCCATCAACCGCTTGATGTCGTTGAAATCGCGATTGATGACGCCAGTTTGGGTGATGATGTCGGTAATGCCCTGAATGGCGCGGCGCAGCACCTCATCGGCCAGGCGAAAAGCGGCTTCCAACGAGAGGTTGCGGGGAGCCACTTTGAGCAAGCGGTCATTCGGCACCACCACCAGGGTATCGGTGTGTTCGCGCAGGCTGCGCAGCCCGGCTGCAGCGTTTTTGGCGCGGCGGGTGCCTTCGAAAGCAAAGGGGGTCGTGACCACAGAAATCGTCACCGCGCCCTGGGCTTTGGCAACCTCGGCAGCGACGGCGATCGCGCCGGTGCCCGTGCCGCCGCCCATCCCCGCGGTCAGGAAGACCATATCGGCGCCAGCCAGCACTTCGCGAAGCGCCTCACGGCTTTCTTCGGCGGCCTTGCGCCCAATTTCAGGCCGACCGCCTGCACCGTTGCCGCGAGTGGTGTGCGGCCCTAACAACAGTTTGACCGGCGCCGGGTTGGTGCGCAGCACCTGGGCGTCGGTGTTCGCTGCGATGAATTCCACACCCTGCACACCAAACTCCACCATCCGAGCCACGGTGTTGGAGCCACCGCCACCCAAACCGATCACCTTGACCACCGTACTCACGATG contains:
- the cpaB gene encoding Flp pilus assembly protein CpaB, whose amino-acid sequence is MIRKFFQGVLFMLLVLVLAAVGYGVWVYRQTGTVPFTLPGQPTPGATPTPTNTPTPTPTPIMRPVVVLTRSLPAGALLTADDLTATQMPSKSVPDDAAATVSQVVGQLLREPLAIGQPVRLSQLAPRGKPIGRGSELAQMLHPGEVAIAYPITRLDSVAYAPRPGDRVDIVVTFLFTDLDVGFQSRLSNHVLILSKDLETGAYAFVPAGQLGQPSEDNFLGVPIYVVPGENQRPRMVAQLTVRGARVLYFARETASLTPQPTTTPQPTGLVVLALNPQDAVVLNFFMARQAATTFVLRSALETTATPEPTTIPVTLDYIQKHYGIPLPPKQPYQANPSPQNTPTPQP
- a CDS encoding ribonuclease D — translated: MSTFPMPNHPPVWVDSPDALTALAAELRRHPHIGVDTEANSLHAYREQVCLLQFSTPEADYLVDPLALDDLSPLAPVFASPDVEKIFHAAEYDILGLHRDFGFTFTNLFDTMVSARILGYEKVGLGALLEKFFGTRLEKRFQKADWGQRPLSPQMLDYARLDTHFLLPLRDLLYEQLEAKGLLPLAQEDFARLTHPIAANGRPPLWQRGGHHLTPQQTAVLEALWRYREAEAERRDVPPFKILDDRTLIALAQRLPRNQGELRQVPGMRGARIRQHGEGVLAAIRRGLQAKPRPRERHTRPSDEALARLESLRRWRQNTAKSLGVPSDVVLPKPHLQAIAAANPSTLEELRPLMADIPWRFEHFGQAILDALKA
- the radA gene encoding DNA repair protein RadA, producing MAKPHTVYVCQNCGKRAPKPMGRCPQCGAWNSFVEEVIAPSGGSKGRRRTTTRGQPRRLHEIEGNLGERLPLPIGEFARVLGGGIVPGSVVLVGGDPGIGKSTLMLQTALEMAAVGRVLYVSGEESERQIKIRAQRLWRTADGSERPFPENLYLVTETDLEAILAHVETVQPRLLVVDSIQTVYLPDLQSSAGSVSQVRECASRLRELAKSSGLSVFLVGHVTKEGVIAGPRVLEHIVDTVLYLEGDRFQAYRLLRSVKNRFGTTSEVGVFEMHERGLVEVSNPSEAFLAERLVNAPGSAIAVTMEGTRPLLVEIQGLTNPTAFGNPRRTANGVDFNRLLLVAAVLTRRAGVRLSDQDVFVNVVGGLRVGEPAADLAVAAALASSAKDRPVRADAVLIGEVGLSGELRSVSQLEARLREAANLGFKVAIVPKQVGRRLKAPRDLEITPARSLKQALQAALA
- a CDS encoding class I SAM-dependent methyltransferase, which gives rise to MPTTTPCPLCGHDESRPFDTRAFRGYTIHNRICTRCGLVYQSPRMSAEELEAFYTAEYRRLYQGNEGPSPKDLQVQAQRAQALLAFTQATVPSVQRHLDIGCSAGFLLKAFQKHYGCEVRGIEPGNAYRQYTQPRGLMVYPTLEALLAAEESPFDLVSMSHVLEHLPDPVGYLTVLREKLLTPNGWLLIEVPNLYCHDSFEVAHLTNFSAHTLRQTLRQAGYEIVTLRQHGQPRSALLPLYLTVLARPTQMPKPPIRPEHFVAAKRKTGIFCRRVVQKLWPHKAWLPLPEG
- a CDS encoding Neelaredoxin, which gives rise to MKLQEAIQTADWKKEKHAPVIECPDEVKANEPFQITVSVGKDIPHPNTTEHFIAWIDVFFQPEGSKFAHHVGRFDFRAHGESAKGPNKGPVYAHPTVTFSMQVGEPGTLMALSHCNIHGLWGSEKEIKVA
- a CDS encoding tRNA-dihydrouridine synthase family protein, which encodes MPPEPTFWLGPTPVYGDTVLAPMDGYSDLPFRSVCRELGSAISYTEFIHAPDVLQRPEHIRPRWQYLPWEQPVVFQIYGSTPQTLLEAALRLQEYGPAAIDINMGCPDGHIVRRGAGAGLLGTPIKVARIIRLLARHLQVPITAKIRLGLDENCRNYRLIARVVEENGGALLAVHGRTRVQRYKGQADWDAIAEVVQLLRIPVLGNGDVRTPADIKRMKAHTGAAGVMIGRAAINNPWIFARRRREDVSPSEVWDVLQRHLHRSLDFYGPERGVILFRKYAARYLAPWLTDRAQRRALLTAPTAEAFLHLARQIIASPPPP
- the ftsZ gene encoding cell division protein FtsZ; amino-acid sequence: MGSCEFSYGGGIVSTVVKVIGLGGGGSNTVARMVEFGVQGVEFIAANTDAQVLRTNPAPVKLLLGPHTTRGNGAGGRPEIGRKAAEESREALREVLAGADMVFLTAGMGGGTGTGAIAVAAEVAKAQGAVTISVVTTPFAFEGTRRAKNAAAGLRSLREHTDTLVVVPNDRLLKVAPRNLSLEAAFRLADEVLRRAIQGITDIITQTGVINRDFNDIKRLMASGGGALISMGTGKGEKRVEEAIHAALSNPLLGHISLATATGVLANFVGGDDLSLWEVVGGMEALHARLPEEADVVWGFSTDPNFTGRVQLTLLVTGVGGVPLAASTRVGKQAERVAVPPPTATTPSAAAVPAADLDVPAFLRRRLRSTTVG